The proteins below come from a single Candidozyma auris chromosome 3, complete sequence genomic window:
- the SFL1 gene encoding Sfl1p: MALSSTSERPLADDNLRPRLPQMSSDAPPFQGPQAEVGENRLPEHSQHHNSFHQQNFNQSSYQHQAPQNQNSQSQFPPAQDESKGANNASTASLGKTQTVFIHKLYDMLEDSSLSHLIWWSPTNDSFCLYPGEEFSNVLAQYFKHTNIASFIRQLNMYGFHKVNDSFHSDEKNAQGNNSSSGSGQTRWEFRHAANQFRKGDTQSLRLIKRKSSKVMSTPKEIVSLKSLPPTSNPSTAAVAAPNSSTQSKANLDSESSESPESASKQQYHRSLYQQSWKQQSAPKPQTPSSPNGPPVAGQPPSSNTVLYQSYPGVHPYPGFPHLTMPVPVSPSSPAYPEHPIPTPTSYVSQQQSRQPSNQTALAVDQSINLKLIELSTSIASLRASYSDLQRKYDSLKSEQHQHNKDMVTLIELLENQEEPALHDIVNRSSSKTPVTSSSTPGPEAPIPSISRTSTLGELQTFKKHLLQRISEVSEDHMSEEVKSTRSSYAQAHTQGNSQGPEASSQGAPNAKFVPQHYPLNPNYLLNNNNSINESGFRHYRLSKEDGSSSTTNSRHFSVLMDPLQTKAIKSGDESRPSISASSKDTRSMPIVQQYQPKVTHSAAPSLYQPFIRGDGAHQHRTASLPILDKVMPQAFTSQQRHSTTSSLPGTEERRPISPGHIVQPNKTYTSNPLGSSGHGQSPQAHSPAPTSQSPQPPSQLGEGKKVLLSVKELDQSIKRSASSRLSDLLSDDEHLTKKPKSEMQ; this comes from the coding sequence ATGGCCTTGTCCTCTACTCTGGAACGGCCTCTCGCAGACGACAACTTACGCCCGAGGCTTCCTCAGATGTCGAGCGACGCTCCACCTTTCCAGGGGCCTCAGGCTGAAGTCGGTGAAAATCGCCTACCAGAACACAGCCAGCACCACAACAGCTTCCACCAGCAAAACTTCAACCAGCTGTCTTACCAACATCAGGCACCCCAAAACCAGAATTCTCAGAGCCAGTTTCCTCCGGCGCAGGACGAGTCCAAAGGTGCCAATAATGCCTCGACGGCCTCTCTAGGGAAAACACAAACGGTGTTCATCCACAAGCTCTACGATATGCTTGAAGACTCCTCGCTCTCCCACCTTATCTGGTGGTCACCGACAAACGACTCCTTCTGCCTTTATCCTGGCGAAGAGTTCTCCAACGTGTTGGCACAGTACTTCAAGCACACCAATATCGCCTCGTTCATTCGCCAGTTGAACATGTACGGATTCCACAAGGTCAACGACAGCTTCCACTCGGATGAGAAAAACGCCCAGGGAAATAACTCGAGCTCAGGCTCGGGCCAGACTCGCTGGGAGTTCCGCCACGCCGCAAACCAGTTCAGAAAGGGCGACACTCAGTCGTTGCGCTTGATCAAGCGCAAGTCCTCAAAAGTCATGAGCACGCCCAAGGAAATCGTCAGCTTGAAACTGCTTCCGCCAACGTCGAACCCTTCCACGGCTGCGGTCGCTGCTCCCAACTCATCTACTCAGCTGAAGGCCAATCTTGACTCGGAGTCATCTGAATCCCCAGAGTCAGCGTCAAAGCAGCAGTACCACAGGTCACTCTACCAACAACTGTGGAAACAGCAGCTGGCCCCAAAACCTCAGACGCCCTCGTCGCCAAATGGCCCTCCCGTCGCTGGCCAGCCCCCTCTGTCAAATACTGTCCTTTACCAGAGCTACCCAGGCGTGCACCCCTATCCTGGTTTCCCTCACTTGACGATGCCCGTCCCAGTGAGCCCAAGCTCTCCTGCGTACCCAGAACATCCCATTCCTACGCCGACGTCGTACGtttctcaacaacagcTGCGGCAGCCGCTGAACCAAACAGCGCTTGCGGTGGATCAGTCAATTAATCTCAAGTTGATTGAGTTGTCGACTTCGATTGCCTCTCTTAGGGCCAGTTATCTGGATCTCCAACGGAAATACGACCTGCTAAAGTCCGAACAGCACCAGCACAACAAGGATATGGTGACGCTTATAgagcttttggagaatcaagaagaaccgGCTTTGCACGATATTGTGAATCGTCTGTCTTCCAAGACCCCTGTTACCAGTAGCTCCACGCCAGGTCCTGAAGCTCCAATACCGTCAATCTCAAGGACTCTGACTCTTGGGGAACTTCAAACGTTCAAGAAGCACCTTTTACAGAGAATAAGCGAGGTGAGTGAGGACCACATGAGCGAAGAAGTGAAACTGACTCGACTGTCGTATGCTCAGGCGCATACCCAGGGCAACTCTCAGGGTCCAGAAGCCTCTTCACAGGGTGCCCCCAATGCAAAATTCGTTCCCCAGCATTATCCGCTCAACCCAAACTACCTACTAAACAATAACAACTCTATTAACGAGTCAGGGTTCCGCCACTACAGGTTAAGCAAAGAAGACGGCTCTTCCTCGACCACTAACAGCCGCCATTTTTCTGTTCTTATGGATCCTTTGCAGACAAAAGCCATCAAGAGCGGTGACGAGCTGAGGCCCTCAATCTCggcttcttccaaagacACAAGGCTGATGCCAATCGTACAACAGTACCAGCCCAAGGTGACACATCTGGCTGCTCCCTCGCTCTACCAGCCGTTTATTCGTGGTGATGGAGCTCACCAACATCGTACGGCGTCGCTTCCCATCCTTGACAAAGTGATGCCACAAGCATTCACGTCCCAGCAAAGACATTCAACAACCAGCAGTTTACCAGGTACCGAGGAAAGACGTCCAATTTCACCTGGTCATATTGTGCAGCCAAATAAGACTTACACGCTGAACCCATTGGGTTCTTCTGGACACGGTCAAAGCCCACAGGCCCACTCTCCAGCGCCCACAAGCCAGCTGCCCCAGCCGCCACTGCAATTGGGAGAGGGCAAAAAGGTGCTTCTCTCGGTGAAGGAATTGGACCAACTGATCAAGAGAAGTGCCTCGAGTCGTCTCTCAGACCTCCTCTCAGACGACGAGCATCTAACGAAGAAACCTAAGTCTGAGATGCAATGA